The sequence TGAAAGGTACCACACAAACTAAGTCTTGTGGCATGACCGACTCCGCACCGTGGATTCTGTTCGAACAAAACCAGTGGTTAGTGACCTTGATGCATGGGCATAAACTGAAGTCAAGTGTGTATGAACGCTGCTACGGAGTCACTATCTAATGTGTCATAGCTAGACCCAAAAGTTAATAACCGATAACAATTACCAAAAAAAATAGAAGTGAAAATTTGGGCAAAAGTGATACTATAACAAATACAAAATAATAAAACACATAAAAAGCTAATGAAAAAGCCCAAGAAAGTGAGTGAAAACAAAAACAATAAAGCTTAAAAGGGCAGGCCAACCAGTGCGTAATTTTTTGGGAAACATTCTAAATCTACCGAATTATCGCACGCACAATGTCAGTCGGGTCTGCAGGCGCGATGTGCCCCATCGAAGGCCTGTGATGTACGTTGTGCCGTATAAGACACATAAACAAATGGAAAAGTAACAAAGACTTCATGAAACCCCCTAAAATGTTTAACATGGCGAGGAAAAACAAAAGCAACCATCGATTGAACAATTTTTGTTGTTGCCGTAACTTGATTGAGCGTGGAGTTTCTTCTTCCTTATCGCGTCGAGCTGCCCACTAGCCTAGCCTAACCGATGGCCCACACGCACCAGCGTCATACGACGTTACCGCGTGCGTCTCACCGCCCTCGCCGATGTGTTGTCGTCGCCCCGACCATCCCTCAACCCCCATCCTTATCCCCACCACTCATCTTCCTCGGAGCCAGCAGACTACCTGTCGCCTCTACCGCTCGCTCTTGCCAATTTTCAGGTGACTTACAAATCACAAACACGAAAAGAAAGTAAAATCATGCTACTAGCCGAGCTCAACttgatttctttctttctttctttgcttttttaAAAATGTTTTCTTTGGCCATCGCGCACTATCTTTCACCTCAACGGTTTGGTCTCCTCTCTATGCACCTTTGTCATGCATGCATGGATTTTATGTTGAAAAGGGAAATACTACAACGGTTTGATGTGCGGGACAGAGGTGCATGCCCAACATTTTTGCACCCACCACCACCATTACCATCACCATCGGGGACATGCATGGGAGAAGCGCCAAGAGACGAGGAAAGGAATCAGCGAGACCATATCTTACCACCCCCGAAATAGGCCTCCGTCCGTAGCTCACCACCACCACTGAGCAGCTAGCGGCCTCCACGGCGGTCTGACAGTCCCAACTTGATTTCCTCGCCGCTGGTCGCGGGGAGCGTTCCCTTCCACTCCCGCGCAGCAGTCACGTCTTCCGTtgtatcgcatgcatgcgcctccCCCGACCCGATATATGCCACCCCACTCCGCCCCCGACAGCTTCCACTTTTCACTCGCCGGCCGGAGCAGATCGATCGATCGTCAGGTCAGGTGACAGACACTCCCGCCCGCTTCCCTCCGCGCACTGCCCGTCGCATCGCCTGAGCTGCCATAGGCGCCTCCCCGCTCCATCCGCCCGGGCGGGCCGCGCCTAGCTACGTACGTGCCTGATCGGAGGCGGCCTGACGTGCGTCCGGCGTCCTCTCCGGCGCGCGCGACCGATATCgagcctccctccctccctccctctataCGTCGCCGGTCATTAGCTCGCCCCTGCTTGCTATCTGGGACTGACCTCAGGCGGAGGCGCGATGGATCTTCCGCGGAAGGGCAGCATCAAGTCGTACGGCTCGTCGCGCTCGGCGTCCTTCGACTTTGACCAGGACAAGAACCGCGGCCGCCGGGAGGTCGTCGTCAAGATCAACGACGACGTCTCCATCGCCGGCGTGGGCGCCAGCTCCTTCTCCCTCAAAGCGCCCACCGGGCCGGACTACACCGCCGTCCCCGTGACCGGCTCGGGCGGGTCGAGCGCGCCGGCCTCGCCCACCGGTGTGGGGAGCCGCTTCGCCGAGTCATTCAGCTTCAAGAACCGCCCGCCGCAGTCCCCTCCGTCGCCGGCGAGGGCCGAGGGGGAGTGCAGCGAGGACCCGCCCGGCCGCCTCATCGACAACTTCCTGCGGAAGCAGGCCGCTGCCGGCGGTGACCTAGCGATCGACCCCGAGCTCGAGATGGAGGAGATGCGGCGGCTCCTTAACGTCCCCTCCCCTTCCCGCGTCGCCTTCCAGCAGGATCCGCGCAAGCGCTTCTGCCCGTcgggctcctcttcctcctcgtccgacGGCGGCGGCGCCAACGCCCGGAAGAAGGCCGCCGCCAAAGCGGGAGCAGGAGCCGACCAAGCCGAGGTGCTACGCTGCTCGTCGTCGTCCACTGGCAACGGTCTGCTGCCGCGCTGCAAGACGCGGTCCCGGCTAATGGACCCCCCACCGCCGTCGAGCGGGTCGACCACCGAGGGGGAGCAGCGCGACCGCAAGTCGTTCGTGATGCAGGGCGGCGTGCCGCCCAAGTCCGGGCAGCTCCGGTCGGGCCTCCTCAACAGGTCGGGCTTCCTCGGCAAGGCCGGCGGGCACGACGTGGAAGAGGACGACGACCCGTTCGTGGACGAGGACCTCGCCGCCGACTCCAAGCCCGACACGGTGGACTGCCTCATCATCCTGGAGTGGGTGGGCCTGGTGATCATCCTGGTCCTGCTGGTGTGCAGCGTCACCATCCCGACCCTGGCCACGAAGAAGGTCTCGGGGCTCCACCTGTGGAAGTGGGAGGTGCTCATCTGCGTGCTCATCTGCGGCCGCCTCATGTCCGGCTGGATCATCCGCATGGCCGTCTTCTTCGTGGAGCGCAACTTCCTGCTCCGGAAGAAGGTGCTCTACTTCGTGTACGGCGTGCGGCGCGCCGTGCGCAACGTGCTCTGGCTGGGCGTGGCGCTGGTGGCGTGGCACCTGCTGTTCGACAAGGACGCGCAGCGGGAGCAGGACACGCACGCGCTGGTGCTGCTCTACGTCACCAAGGTGCTCTGCTGCCTGCTGGTGGCCACCGCCATCCGGCTGGTGAAGACGCTGCTGCTCAAGGTGCTCGCCTCCTCCTTCCACGTCTCCACCTTCTTCGACCGGATCCAGGACGCGCTCTTCAACCAGTACGTCATCGAGACGCTCTCCGGCCCGCCCTTGGTCGACGAGAGCCGCATGCTCGCGGAGGTGCAGCGCCTGCAGAGCGCCGGGGCCAACATGCCCAGCGATCTCCAGGCGGCGGCCATGCCCAgcaaggccgccgccgccgctccggcgccGCCCAAGGGCGCGCGGCTCACGGCAGCGGCGTCCCGGAGAGGGGCCAGCAAGCAGCTGCAGAGGCAGAAGAGCGAGCGGCACCTGGAGGAGAACTCCATCTCCATCGACCAGCTCCACAGGCTGAGCCAGAAGAACATCTCCGCGTGGAGCAtgaagaggttgatgaagatcgtCCGCTACGGCGCGCTGACGACCATGGACGAGCAGATCAAGCACGCCACGGGGCCGGACCAGGAGGACGAGCTGGCCACGCAGATACACAGCGAGTACGAGGCCAAGGTCGCCGCCAAGAGGATCTTCCAGAACGTCGCCAAGCCTGGATCCAAGTCAGTAGCATTCCATTCCGCCATTACCGATCCTTGCTTGCAACAACTCATGCCAAGATCGATCGACACTGATCCGGTTGCGAATGGTGCATCATGATGCAGGCACATATACCTGTCGGACCTGATGCGCTTCATGAGGCAGGAGGAGGCCCTGAAGGCCATGGACCTCTTCGAGGGGGCGCAGGAGCAGAACAGGGTGAGCAAGCGGTCGCTCAAGAACTGGGTGGTGAACGCGTTCCGGGAGCGCAAGGCCCTCGCCCTCACGCTCAACGACACCAAGACGGCCGTCAACAAGCTCCACCACATGGCCAACGTCGTGGTGGCGCTCATCGTGTTCGCGCTCTGGCTCCTCATCCTCGGCTTCGCCACCACCAAGACCTTCGTCTTCCTCAGCTCGCAGCTCCTCGTCGCCGCCTTCATCTTCGGCAACACCCTCAAGACCATCTTCGAggccatcatcttcctcttcgtcaTGCACCCTTTCGACGTCGGCGATCGATGCGAGGTCGACGGGATGCAGGTTAAAATCCTTCCTGTTGATTCTACCTGATCTGGCCGCGTCCAAGGGTTGCACTGATTGACGTGGCTCCAGACTGTTGGGAATTTCAGGTGGTCGTAGAGGAGATGAACATCATGACCACCATCTTCCTACGCTACGACAACCTCAAGGTCTACTACCCCAACAGCAAGCTCGCCACCCTGCCCATCATGAACTACTACAGGAGCCCGGACATGGGAGACGCCGTCGACTTCTCTGTCAACGTCGCCACGCCGCCGGAGAAACTGGCCCTCATGAAGGAGAGGCTGATGCAGTACGTGTCCTTGCTCCTTGCTCAACTGAAATTTGCTGCCAAATTAAGCTCACTTTGTCATGAGCAATATTAAGCCCATGTCACTTCGAATTTCAGCTACCTTGACAACAAGAAAGAGCACTGGTACCCCGGCTCCATGGTCGTGCTCCGCGACATCGATGACACCAACAGGCTCAAAATATCCATCTGGTGCCGGCACACCATCAACTTCCAAGACATGGGGATGAGGTTCGACAGGAGGGAGCTCATTCTCCAAGAGATGATGAAGATCTTGAGAGATCTTGACATCGAGTACCGGATGCTGCCGCTCGACATAAATGTTCGCAATGCGCCTCCCATCAATTCCACTAGGATGCCCACGACATGGGCGTTGAATTTTTGAAATTCTCTATGAACACTTTGATAGTTAGATTGTGGAGTAAAGTTGCTATGTACTAGTTATTTAGTAGATTGAACTTTGAGCTACATGTTTGTTGCACTGTGATAGTTTGAACTATATTTGTATTTTTATGAGATGTTAAACCAGATTTACACAGAATTAGAATCAGCTCTAATTCTCACTCTAATACAAAAAGATTGGACAGACACGTTAACCAACGGGCACCGAGTAAGGCGTACATCATCCAACATGTGAGCCTCTGCCCGGTTCCCTCTATTTCTCTAGCTCACTAAACATGAATATATTTTTCCCGAGAATGGGACTTTTATTAACTCAAAACGTCGCATCGA comes from Triticum aestivum cultivar Chinese Spring chromosome 5B, IWGSC CS RefSeq v2.1, whole genome shotgun sequence and encodes:
- the LOC123112333 gene encoding mechanosensitive ion channel protein 5; protein product: MDLPRKGSIKSYGSSRSASFDFDQDKNRGRREVVVKINDDVSIAGVGASSFSLKAPTGPDYTAVPVTGSGGSSAPASPTGVGSRFAESFSFKNRPPQSPPSPARAEGECSEDPPGRLIDNFLRKQAAAGGDLAIDPELEMEEMRRLLNVPSPSRVAFQQDPRKRFCPSGSSSSSSDGGGANARKKAAAKAGAGADQAEVLRCSSSSTGNGLLPRCKTRSRLMDPPPPSSGSTTEGEQRDRKSFVMQGGVPPKSGQLRSGLLNRSGFLGKAGGHDVEEDDDPFVDEDLAADSKPDTVDCLIILEWVGLVIILVLLVCSVTIPTLATKKVSGLHLWKWEVLICVLICGRLMSGWIIRMAVFFVERNFLLRKKVLYFVYGVRRAVRNVLWLGVALVAWHLLFDKDAQREQDTHALVLLYVTKVLCCLLVATAIRLVKTLLLKVLASSFHVSTFFDRIQDALFNQYVIETLSGPPLVDESRMLAEVQRLQSAGANMPSDLQAAAMPSKAAAAAPAPPKGARLTAAASRRGASKQLQRQKSERHLEENSISIDQLHRLSQKNISAWSMKRLMKIVRYGALTTMDEQIKHATGPDQEDELATQIHSEYEAKVAAKRIFQNVAKPGSKHIYLSDLMRFMRQEEALKAMDLFEGAQEQNRVSKRSLKNWVVNAFRERKALALTLNDTKTAVNKLHHMANVVVALIVFALWLLILGFATTKTFVFLSSQLLVAAFIFGNTLKTIFEAIIFLFVMHPFDVGDRCEVDGMQVVVEEMNIMTTIFLRYDNLKVYYPNSKLATLPIMNYYRSPDMGDAVDFSVNVATPPEKLALMKERLMHYLDNKKEHWYPGSMVVLRDIDDTNRLKISIWCRHTINFQDMGMRFDRRELILQEMMKILRDLDIEYRMLPLDINVRNAPPINSTRMPTTWALNF